A single genomic interval of Megalobrama amblycephala isolate DHTTF-2021 linkage group LG17, ASM1881202v1, whole genome shotgun sequence harbors:
- the atp1b3a gene encoding sodium/potassium-transporting ATPase subunit beta-3a isoform X2 produces MFVFTMWAMLQMLNDDTPKYQDRVASPGLVIRPNTLNIVFNRSESLEYGQYVQHLESFLQQYNDSEQAKNDLCMAGQYSEQDGEPQKKVCQFRRSLLHHCSGMEDNTFGYAKGQPCVIVKMNRVIGLKPAGDPYINCTTKSEKPLQMQYFPHEGTIDRMYFPYYGKKTHKGYVQPLVAVKLLLKKEDYNSELIVECKVEGSNLKNNDERDKFLGRVTFRVLVTE; encoded by the exons ATGTTTGTCTTCACTATGTGGGCGATGCTTCAGATGCTGAATGACGACACGCCAAAGTATCAAGATCGTGTCGCGTCCCCAG GGTTGGTTATCAGGCCAAACACTTTGAATATAGTTTTTAACAGATCAGAATCTCTTGAATATGGCCAGTACGTCCAGCATCTGGAATCGTTTCTGCAAC AGTATAATGACTCAGAGCAAGCCAAAAATGACTTGTGTATGGCGGGTCAGTACTCTGAGCAGGATGGAGAACCTCAGAAGAAGGTGTGCCAGTTTAGGAGGAGTTTACTCCACCATTGCTCCGGGATGGAGGACAACACTTTCGGCTATGCTAAAGGACAGCCGTGCGTTATTGTCAAGATGAATAGG GTCATTGGTCTTAAGCCGGCTGGAGATCCGTACATCAACTGCACAACAAAG AGTGAGAAACCTCTTCAGATGCAGTATTTCCCCCATGAGGGGACTATTGATAGGATGTACTTCCCGTACTATGGGAAAAAGACGCAT AAGGGTTACGTTCAGCCTCTGGTTGCTGTAAAGCTGTTGCTTAAGAAGGAAGACTACAACAGTGAGTTGATTGTTGAGTGCAAGGTAGAGGGCTCCAACCTCAAGAACAACGACGAGCGTGACAAGTTTCTTGGTCGCGTCACCTTTCGGGTCCTGGTGACCGAATAA
- the grk7a gene encoding rhodopsin kinase grk7a, producing the protein MCDMGGLDNLVANTAYLKAQGGDDKEMKKRRRSLSLPKAEQCVALRTSLDKDFESLCEQQPIGKKLFRQFLDQAGPECLTAAEFMDDLNDWELSEAAARDKARTNIINKYCKDGSKSSLTFLTGDVATKCKAVTDKDFEEVMAQVKLATKEYIKGKPFTDYQTSQFFDKFLQWKEYEKQPITEKYFYEFRTLGKGGFGEVCAVQVKNTGQMYACKKLCKKRLKKKHGEKMALLEKKILEKVNSLFIVSLAYAYDTKTHLCLVMSLMNGGDLKYHIYNIGEKGIEMDRIIYYTAQITTGILQLHAMDIVYRDMKPENVLLDSQGQCRLSDLGLAVEIPDGKTITQKAGTGAYMAPEILTDTPYRTSVDWWALGCSIYEMVAGYTPFKGPEAKKEKVEKEEVQRRIINEEPKYEHKNFDAATIDIIKQFLKKKIDERLGCKGDDPRKHEWFKSINFARLEAGLIDPPWVPKPNVVYAKDTGDIAEFSEIKGIEFDAKDDKFFKEFSTGAVSIAWQKEMIDTGLFDELNDPNRKESSGGSDDDKKSGTCTLL; encoded by the exons ATGTGTGACATGGGGGGACTTGATAATTTGGTGGCCAACACGGCCTACCTGAAAGCCCAAGGGGGTGATGACAAGGAGATGAAGAAACGTCGCCGAAGTCTATCTCTGCCTAAGGCGGAACAATGTGTGGCACTCAGGACGAGTCTGGACAAGGACTTCGAGTCCCTTTGTGAACAGCAGCCTATAGGTAAGAAGTTGTTCCGCCAGTTCCTCGATCAAGCAGGGCCAGAGTGCTTGACTGCTGCAGAATTTATGGATGATCTGAACGATTGGGAATTGTCAGAGGCTGCTGCTCGAGATAAGGCCCGTACAAATATCATCAACAAGTACTGCAAAGATGGTTCCAAGAGCTCCCTCACCTTCCTAACTGGAGATGTAGCAACCAAGTGCAAGGCGGTTACTGACAAAGATTTCGAGGAGGTGATGGCACAGGTGAAGCTGGCAACCAAAGAGTACATCAAAGGCAAGCCGTTTACAGATTACCAGACAAGCCAATTCTTCGACAAGTTTCTGCAGTGGAAAGAGTATGAGAAACAGCCAATCACGGAGAAGTACTTCTACGAATTCAGGACTCTTGGAAAAGGTGGATTCGGAGAG GTGTGTGCAGTGCAGGTGAAGAACACCGGCCAGATGTATGCTTGCAAGAAGCTCTGCAAGAAGCGTCTCAAGAAGAAACATGGTGAGAAAATGGCCCTGCTGGAGAAGAAGATCTTGGAGAAGGTCAACAGCCTGTTCATTGTGAGCCTGGCATATGCTTACGACACCAAAACCCATCTCTGCCTGGTCATGAGCTTGATGAATGGAGGTGATCTCAAGTATCACATCTATAACATTGGCGAGAAGGGTATCGAAATGGATCGGATCATCTATTATACAGCTCAGATTACAACTGGGATCCTGCAACTGCATGCCATGGACATTGTGTACCGTGACATGAAGCCGGAGAACGTGCTCTTAGATAGCCAGGGCCAGTGCCGTCTTTCAGATCTTGGTCTTGCTGTGGAGATTCCTGATGGGAAGACCATCACCCAAAAG GCTGGAACGGGTGCATATATGGCACCTGAAATCCTCACTGATACCCCATACAGGACATCAGTGGACTGGTGGGCCCTGGGCTGCAGTATCTATGAAATGGTGGCTGGTTACACCCCCTTCAAAGGCCCTGAAGCCAAGAAGGAGAAGGTGGAGAAGGAGGAGGTACAGAGGCGCATCATCAATGAGGAACCCAAGTATGAACACAAGAACTTTGACGCTGCCACCATAGACATCATCAAGCAGTTCCTCAAGAAAAAGATTGATGAACGTCTTGGCTGCAA GGGTGATGATCCAAGGAAGCACGAGTGGTTCAAATCCATCAACTTTGCTCGATTGGAGGCCGGCCTTATCGATCCACCCTGGGTGCCCAAACCCAACGTTGTCTATGCAAAGGATACAGGTGACATTGCTGAGTTCTCTGAAATCAAGGGTATTGAGTTTGATGCGAAGGATGATAAATTCTTCAAGGAGTTTAGCACAGGTGCTGTGTCCATTGCCTGGCAAAAGGAGATGATTGACACAGGACTCTTTGATGAGCTCAACGACCCCAACCGGAAAGAATCATCTGGTGGTTCAGATGATGATAAGAAATCGGGCACTTGCACGCTTCTGTGA
- the LOC125251894 gene encoding olfactory receptor 2T2 gives MTNTSDQTDFYFFIFFLSSGLTSSSLAESNRLLETIKAFVHFGAFIVTGLFACLIIATVRHNQELRQTPRYVLLCQHCVCVSGFNIMGAAVHGLRSLRWPIFRITCWILFDLQVVMARGLMITLTLMSVSTCLSICMPLRYPILVQRFHRWVTLVACVLALLNPVVFTVLACARSPWDHVVGLDTECSTALEGTACIASALALLLLLVLLIIGSYVAIYLEGRRAGHFTRSNSKGRRTILIHSMQISLHLLPSVIIISRHQETLPVALANFIVFCFAQSLSPVVFGLRCKELYKEMLHFQLLFWGTCCGCGHVGSTDTISTGTITSAETAASIETNTSSSMATITPSAIITECEGEKERSDFIELTV, from the exons ATGACCAATACCAGCGATCAAACAG atttttatttttttattttttttctttcctcagGGCTCACCAGCTCCAGTCTAGCTGAAAGCAACAGGCTTTTAGAGACCATTAAAGCATTTGTCCACTTTGGAGCTTTCATTGTCACTGGTCTCTTCGCCTGCCTCATCATAGCAACAGTGCGGCACAACCAGGAGCTGCGTCAGACCCCTCGTTACGTCCTGTTGTGTCAGCACTGCGTCTGTGTGTCCGGCTTCAACATCATGGGCGCAGCCGTGCACGGTCTTCGCAGTCTGCGTTGGCCGATTTTTCGAATCACCTGCTGGATCCTCTTCGACCTGCAGGTGGTGATGGCACGAGGTTTGATGATCACCCTCACGCTGATGTCCGTCAGCACCTGTCTGTCTATTTGCATGCCACTCCGTTACCCCATTCTGGTCCAGCGCTTCCACCGCTGGGTCACGCTGGTGGCTTGCGTTCTCGCCCTGCTCAACCCCGTAGTCTTCACCGTCCTAGCCTGTGCGCGCTCTCCATGGGATCATGTGGTTGGGCTGGACACCGAGTGCTCTACGGCTTTGGAAGGCACAGCTTGCATTGCCAGTGCTTTAGCATTGCTGTTATTGCTGGTGCTGCTCATCATTGGAAGCTACGTGGCGATTTATCTGGAAGGTAGACGTGCTGGCCATTTCACGCGATCCAACAGTAAAGGTCGCCGCACCATTCTAATCCACAGCATGCAGATAAGCCTGCACCTCCTGCCCTCCGTCATCATCATCTCCCGGCATCAGGAGACACTCCCTGTGGCATTGGCGAATTTTATCGTCTTCTGTTTTGCACAGTCACTGAGCCCCGTGGTGTTCGGCCTGCGCTGCAAAGAGCTCTACAAGGAGATGCTACATTTCCAGCTATTGTTCTGGGGAACTTGTTGTGGCTGTGGGCATGTTGGCAGCACTGATACCATCAGCACTGGGACAATAACCAGTGCAGAGACCGCAGCCAGTATAGAGACTAACACCTCCTCCAGCATGGCCACCATCACCCCATCTGCCATTATTACAGAATGTGAGGGTGAGAAAGAGAGGTCAGACTTCATAGAGTTAACTGTGTAA